A portion of the Arabidopsis thaliana chloroplast, complete genome genome contains these proteins:
- the ycf1 gene encoding hypothetical protein, whose amino-acid sequence MMVFQSFILGNLVSLCMKIINSVVVVGLYYGFLTTFSIGPSYLFLLRARVMDEGEEGTEKKVSATTGFIAGQLMMFISIYYAPLHLALGRPHTITVLALPYLLFHFFWNNHKHFFDYGSTTRNEMRNLRIQCVFLNNLIFQLFNHFILPSSMLARLVNIYMFRCNNKMLFVTSSFVGWLIGHILFMKWVGLVLVWIQQNNSIRSNVVIRSNKYKFLVSELRNSMARIFSILLFITCVYYLGRIPSPIFTKKLKGTSETGGTKQDQEVSTEEAPFPSLFSEEGEDLDKIDEMEEIRVNGKDKINKDDEFHVRTYYNYKTVSENLYGNKENSNLEFFKIKKKEDH is encoded by the coding sequence GTGATGGTTTTTCAATCTTTTATACTAGGTAATCTAGTATCCTTATGCATGAAGATAATAAATTCGGTCGTTGTGGTCGGACTCTATTATGGATTTCTGACCACATTTTCCATAGGGCCCTCTTATCTCTTCCTTCTCCGAGCTCGGGTTATGGACGAAGGAGAAGAAGGAACCGAGAAGAAAGTATCAGCAACAACAGGTTTTATTGCGGGACAGCTCATGATGTTCATATCGATCTATTATGCGCCTCTGCATTTAGCATTGGGTAGACCTCATACAATAACTGTCCTAGCTCTACCGTATCTTTTGTTTCATTTCTTCTGGAACAATCACAAACACTTTTTTGATTATGGATCTACTACCAGAAATGAAATGCGTAATCTTCGCATTCAATGTGTATTCCTGAATAATCTCATTTTTCAATTATTCAACCATTTCATTTTACCAAGTTCAATGTTAGCCAGATTAGTCAACATTTATATGTTTCGATGCAACAACAAGATGTTATTTGTAACAAGTAGTTTTGTTGGTTGGTTAATTGGTCACATTTTATTCATGAAATGGGTTGGATTGGTATTAGTCTGGATACAGCAAAATAATTCTATTAGGTCTAATGTAGTTATTAGATCTAATAAGTATAAGTTCCTTGTGTCAGAATTGAGAAATTCTATGGCTCGAATCTTTAGTATTCTCTTATTTATTACCTGTGTCTACTATTTAGGCAGAATACCATCACCCATTTTTACTAAGAAACTTAAAGGAACCTCAGAAACGGGTGGGACTAAACAGGACCAAGAGGTATCCACCGAAGAAGCTCCTTTTCCTTCTCTTTTTTCGGAAGAAGGGGAAGATCTGGACAAAATCGATGAAATGGAAGAAATCCGAGTGAATGGAAAAGACAAAATTAATAAGGATGATGAATTCCACGTTCGAACATACTATAACTATAAAACTGTTTCTGAAAATCTATATGGAAATAAAGAAAATTCGAATTTAGAATTTTTCAAAATAAAAAAAAAAGAGGATCATTAA
- the rps7 gene encoding ribosomal protein S7, with product MSRRGTAEEKTAKSDPIYRNRLVNMLVNRILKHGKKSLAYQIIYRALKKIQQKTETNPLSVLRQAIRGVTPDIAVKARRVGGSTHQVPIEIGSTQGKALAIRWLLGASRKRPGRNMAFKLSSELVDAAKGSGDAIRKKEETHRMAEANRAFAHFR from the coding sequence ATGTCACGCCGAGGTACTGCAGAAGAAAAAACTGCAAAATCCGATCCAATTTATCGTAATCGATTAGTTAACATGTTGGTTAACCGTATTCTGAAACACGGAAAAAAATCATTGGCTTATCAAATTATCTATCGAGCCTTGAAAAAGATTCAACAAAAGACAGAAACAAATCCACTATCTGTTTTACGTCAAGCAATACGTGGAGTAACTCCCGATATAGCAGTAAAAGCAAGACGTGTAGGCGGGTCAACTCATCAAGTTCCCATTGAAATAGGATCCACGCAAGGAAAAGCACTTGCCATTCGTTGGTTATTAGGGGCATCCCGAAAACGTCCGGGTCGAAATATGGCTTTCAAATTAAGTTCCGAATTAGTGGATGCTGCCAAAGGGAGTGGCGATGCCATACGCAAAAAGGAAGAGACTCATAGAATGGCAGAGGCAAATAGAGCTTTTGCACATTTTCGTTAA
- the ycf2 gene encoding Ycf2 (hypothetical protein RF2), translated as MKGHQFKSWIFELREIVREIKNAHYFLDSWTQFNSVGSFIHIFFHQERFRKLLDPRIFSILLLRNSQGSTSNRYFTIKGVVLFVVAALLYRINNRNMVESKNLYLKGLLPIPMNSIGPRNDTSEESFGSCNINRLIVSLLYLTKGKKISESCFRDPKESTWVLPITQKCIMPESNWSSRWWRNWIGKKRGFCCKISNETVAGIDISFKEKDIKYLEFLFVYYMDDPIRKGHDWELFDRLSPSKRRNIINLNSGQLFEILVKDWICYLMFAFREKIPIEVEGFCKQQGAGSTIQSNDIEHVSHLFSRNKWAISLQNCAQFHMWQFHQDLFVSWGKNPHESDFFRKISRENWIWLDNVWLVNKDRFFSKVRNVSSNIQYDSTRSSFVQVTDSSQLNGSSDQFIDPFDSISNEDSEYHYHTLINQREIQQLKERSILLDPSFIQTEGREIESDRFPKYLSGYSSMPRLFTEREKRMNNHLLPEESEEFLGNPTRAIRSFFSDRWSELHLGSNPTERSTRDQKLLKKEQDVSFVPSRRSENKEIVNIFKIITYLQNTVSIHPISSDLGCDMVPKDELDMDSSNKISFLNKNPFFDLFHLFHERKRGGYTLRHESEERFQEMADLFTLSITEPDLVYHKGFAFSIDSYGLDQRQFLKEVFNFRDESKKKSLLVLPPIFYEENESFYRRLRKIWVRISCGNYLEDQKRVVFASNNIMEAVNQYRLIRNMIQIQFQYSPYGYIRNVLNRFFLMKRPDRNFEYGIQRDLIGNDTLNHRTIMKDTINQHLSNLKKSQKKWFDPLIFLSQTERSINRDPNAYRYKWSNGSKNFQEHLEHFVSERKSRFQVVFDQLCINQYSIDWSEVIDKKDLSKSLRFFLSKLLRFFLSKLLLFLSKLLLFLSNSLPFFFVSFENIPIHRSEIHIYELKGPNDQLCNQLLESIGLQIVHLKKLKPFLLDDHNTSQKSKFLINGGTISPFLFNKIPKWMIDSFHTRKNRRKSFDNTDSAYFSIVSHDQDNWLNPVKPFQRSSLISSFSKANRLRFLNNPHHFCFYCNKRFPFYVEKARLNNSDFTFTYGQFLTILFIHNKTFSSCGGKKKHAFLERDTISPSSIESQVSNIFISNDFPQSGDERYNLYKSFHFPIRSDPLVRRAIYSIADISGTPLIEGQRVNFERTYCQTLSDMNLSDSEEKSLHQYLNFNSNMGLIHTPCSEKYLQRKKRSLCLKKCVDKGQMDRTFQRDSAFSTLSKWNLFQTYMPWFFTSTGYKYLNLIFLDTFSDLLRILSSSQKFVSIFHDIMHGLDISWRILQKKLCLPQRNLISEISSKSLHNLLLSEEMIHRNNESSLISTHLRSPNVREVLYSILFLLLVAGYIVRTHLLFVSRAYSELQTEFEKIKSLMIPSYMIELRKLLDRYPTSELNSFWLKNLFLVALEQLGDCLEEIRGSGGNMLWGGDPAYGVKSIRSKKKDLKINFIDIIDLISIIPNPINRITFSRNTRHLSHTSKEIYSLIRKRKNVSGDWIDDKIESWVANSDSIDDKEREFLVQFSTLRAEKRIDQILLSLTHSDHLSKNDSGYQMIEQPGTIYLRYLVDIHKKYLMNYEFNTSCLAERRIFLAHYQTITYSQTSCGANSFHFPSHGKPFSLRLALSPSRSILVIGSIGTGRSYLVKYLATNSYVPFITVFLNKFLDNKPKGFFIDDIDIDDSDDIDASNDIDRELDTELELLTMMNALTMDMMLEIDRFYITLQFELAKAMSPCIIWIPNIHDLDVNESSYLALGLLVNSLSRDCERCSTRNILVIASTHIPQKVDPALIAPNKLNTCIKIRRLLIPQQRKHFFTLSYTRGFHLEKKMFHTNGFESITMGSSARDLVALTNEALSISITQKKSIIDTNTIRSALHRQTWDLRSQVRSVQDHGILFYQIGRAVAQNVLISNCPIDPISIYMKKKSCNEGDSYLYKWYFELGTSMKKFTILLYLLSCSAGSVAQDLWSLPVPDEKNRITSYGFVENDSDLVHGLLEVQGALVGSSRTEKDCSQFDNDRVTLLFRSEPRDPLYMMQDGSCSIVDQRFLYEKYESEFEEGEGEGVLDPQQIEEDLFNHIVWAPRIWRPRGFLFDCIERPNELGFPYSAGSFRGKRIIYDEKYELQENDSEFLQSGTMQYQRRDRSSKEQGFFRISQFIWDPADPLFFLFKDQPFVSVFSHREFFADEEMSKGLLTSQTDPPTSIYKRWFIKNTQEKHFELLIQRQRWLRTNSSLSNGFFRSNTRSESYQYLSNLFISNGTLLDRMTKTLLKKRWLFSDEMKIGFM; from the coding sequence ATGAAAGGACATCAATTCAAATCCTGGATTTTCGAATTGAGAGAAATAGTGAGAGAGATCAAGAATGCTCACTATTTCTTAGATTCATGGACCCAATTCAATTCAGTGGGATCTTTCATTCATATTTTTTTCCACCAAGAACGTTTTAGAAAACTCTTGGACCCTCGGATTTTTAGTATCCTACTTTTGCGCAATTCACAGGGTTCAACAAGCAATCGATATTTCACGATCAAGGGTGTAGTACTATTTGTAGTAGCGGCCCTTCTATATCGTATTAACAATCGAAATATGGTCGAAAGCAAAAATCTCTATTTGAAAGGGCTTCTTCCTATACCTATGAATTCCATTGGACCCAGAAATGATACATCGGAAGAATCTTTTGGGTCTTGCAATATCAATAGGTTGATTGTTTCGCTCCTGTATCTTACAAAAGGAAAAAAGATCTCTGAGAGCTGTTTCCGGGATCCGAAAGAGAGTACTTGGGTTCTCCCAATAACTCAAAAGTGTATCATGCCTGAATCTAACTGGAGTTCGCGGTGGTGGAGGAACTGGATCGGAAAAAAGAGGGGTTTTTGTTGTAAGATATCTAATGAAACCGTCGCTGGAATTGATATCTCATTTAAAGAGAAAGATATCAAATATCTGGAGTTTCTTTTTGTATATTATATGGATGATCCGATCCGCAAGGGCCATGATTGGGAATTGTTTGATCGTCTTTCTCCGAGTAAGAGGCGAAACATAATCAACTTGAATTCGGGACAGCTATTCGAAATCTTAGTGAAAGACTGGATTTGTTATCTCATGTTTGCTTTTCGTGAAAAAATACCAATTGAAGTGGAGGGTTTCTGCAAACAACAAGGAGCTGGGTCAACTATTCAATCAAATGATATTGAGCATGTTTCCCATCTCTTCTCGAGAAACAAGTGGGCTATTTCTTTGCAAAATTGTGCTCAATTTCATATGTGGCAATTCCACCAAGATCTCTTCGTTAGTTGGGGGAAGAATCCGCACGAATCGGATTTTTTTAGGAAAATATCGAGAGAGAATTGGATTTGGTTAGACAATGTGTGGTTGGTAAACAAGGATAGATTTTTTAGCAAGGTACGAAACGTATCGTCAAATATTCAATATGATTCTACAAGATCTAGTTTCGTTCAAGTAACGGATTCTAGCCAATTGAACGGATCTTCTGATCAATTCATAGATCCTTTCGATTCCATTAGTAATGAGGATTCGGAATATCACTATCACACATTGATCAATCAAAGAGAGATTCAACAACTAAAAGAAAGATCGATTCTTTTGGATCCTTCCTTTATTCAAACGGAAGGAAGAGAGATAGAATCAGACCGATTCCCTAAATACCTTTCTGGCTATTCCTCAATGCCCCGGCTATTCACGGAACGTGAGAAGCGAATGAATAATCATCTGCTTCCGGAAGAAAGCGAAGAATTTCTTGGGAATCCTACAAGAGCCATTCGTTCTTTTTTCTCTGACAGATGGTCAGAACTTCATCTGGGTTCGAATCCTACTGAGAGGTCCACTAGGGATCAGAAATTGTTGAAGAAAGAACAAGATGTTTCTTTTGTCCCTTCCAGGCGATCGGAAAATAAAGAAATAGTTAATATATTCAAGATAATTACGTATTTACAAAATACCGTCTCAATTCATCCTATTTCATCAGATCTGGGATGTGATATGGTTCCGAAGGATGAACTGGATATGGACAGTTCCAATAAGATTTCATTCTTGAACAAAAATCCATTTTTTGATTTATTTCATCTATTCCATGAACGGAAGAGGGGGGGATACACGTTACGCCACGAGTCAGAAGAGAGATTTCAAGAAATGGCAGATCTATTCACTCTATCAATAACCGAGCCGGATCTGGTGTATCATAAGGGATTTGCCTTTTCTATTGATTCCTACGGATTGGATCAAAGACAATTCTTGAAGGAGGTTTTCAACTTCAGGGATGAATCAAAAAAGAAATCTTTATTGGTTCTACCTCCTATTTTTTATGAAGAAAATGAATCTTTTTATCGAAGGCTCAGAAAAATTTGGGTCCGGATCTCCTGCGGGAATTATTTGGAAGATCAAAAAAGAGTGGTATTTGCTAGCAACAACATAATGGAGGCAGTCAATCAATATAGATTGATCCGAAATATGATTCAAATCCAATTCCAATATAGTCCCTATGGGTACATAAGAAATGTATTGAATCGATTCTTTTTAATGAAGAGACCTGATCGCAACTTCGAATATGGAATTCAAAGGGATCTAATAGGAAATGATACTCTGAATCATAGAACTATAATGAAAGATACGATCAACCAACATTTATCGAATTTGAAAAAGAGTCAGAAGAAATGGTTCGATCCTCTTATTTTTCTTTCTCAAACCGAGAGATCCATAAATCGGGATCCTAATGCATATAGATACAAATGGTCCAATGGGAGCAAGAATTTCCAGGAGCATTTGGAACATTTCGTTTCTGAGCGGAAGAGCCGTTTTCAAGTAGTGTTCGATCAATTATGTATTAATCAATATTCGATTGATTGGTCTGAGGTTATTGATAAAAAAGATTTGTCTAAGTCACTTCGTTTCTTTTTGTCTAAGTTACTTCGTTTCTTTTTGTCCAAGTTACTTCTTTTTTTGTCCAAGTTACTTCTCTTTTTGTCTAACTCACTTCCTTTTTTCTTTGTGAGTTTCGAGAATATCCCTATTCATAGGTCTGAGATCCACATCTATGAATTGAAAGGTCCGAACGATCAACTCTGCAATCAGTTGTTAGAATCAATAGGTCTTCAAATCGTTCATTTGAAAAAGTTGAAACCCTTTTTATTGGATGATCATAATACTTCTCAAAAATCGAAATTCTTGATCAATGGAGGAACAATATCACCATTTTTGTTCAATAAAATACCAAAGTGGATGATTGACTCATTCCATACTAGAAAGAATCGCAGGAAATCTTTTGATAACACGGATTCAGCCTATTTCTCAATCGTATCCCACGATCAAGACAATTGGCTGAATCCCGTGAAACCATTTCAGAGAAGTTCATTGATATCTTCTTTTTCTAAAGCAAATCGACTTCGATTCTTGAATAATCCACATCACTTCTGTTTCTATTGTAACAAAAGATTCCCTTTTTATGTGGAAAAGGCCCGTCTCAATAATTCTGATTTTACGTTTACGTATGGACAATTCCTCACTATCTTGTTCATTCACAACAAAACATTTTCTTCGTGCGGTGGTAAAAAAAAACATGCTTTTTTGGAGAGAGATACTATTTCACCTTCGTCAATCGAGTCACAGGTATCTAACATATTCATATCTAACGATTTTCCACAAAGTGGTGACGAAAGGTATAACTTGTACAAATCTTTCCATTTTCCAATTCGATCCGATCCATTAGTTCGTAGAGCTATTTACTCGATTGCAGACATTTCTGGAACACCTCTAATAGAGGGACAAAGAGTCAATTTTGAAAGAACGTATTGTCAAACTCTTTCAGATATGAATCTATCCGATTCAGAAGAGAAGAGCTTGCATCAGTATCTCAATTTCAATTCAAACATGGGTTTGATTCACACTCCATGTTCTGAGAAATATTTACAGAGGAAAAAACGGAGTCTTTGCCTAAAAAAATGCGTTGACAAAGGGCAGATGGATAGAACCTTTCAACGAGATAGTGCTTTTTCAACTCTCTCAAAATGGAATCTATTCCAAACATATATGCCATGGTTCTTTACTTCGACAGGGTACAAATATCTAAATTTGATATTTTTAGATACTTTTTCAGACCTATTGCGGATACTAAGTAGCAGTCAAAAATTTGTATCCATTTTTCATGATATTATGCATGGATTAGATATATCATGGCGAATTCTTCAGAAAAAATTGTGTCTTCCACAAAGGAATCTGATAAGTGAGATTTCGAGTAAGTCTTTACATAATCTTCTTCTGTCCGAAGAAATGATTCATCGAAATAATGAGTCATCATTGATATCGACACATCTGAGATCGCCAAATGTTCGTGAGGTCCTCTATTCAATCCTTTTCCTTCTTCTTGTTGCTGGATATATCGTTCGTACACATCTTCTCTTTGTTTCCCGAGCCTATAGTGAGTTACAGACAGAGTTCGAAAAGATCAAATCTTTGATGATTCCATCATACATGATTGAGTTGCGAAAACTTCTGGATAGGTATCCTACATCTGAACTGAATTCTTTCTGGTTAAAGAATCTTTTTCTAGTTGCTCTGGAACAATTAGGAGATTGTCTAGAAGAAATACGGGGTTCTGGCGGCAACATGCTATGGGGTGGTGATCCCGCTTATGGGGTCAAATCAATACGTTCTAAGAAGAAAGATTTGAAAATAAATTTCATCGATATCATCGATCTCATAAGTATCATACCAAATCCCATCAATCGAATCACTTTTTCGAGAAATACGAGACATCTAAGTCATACAAGTAAAGAGATCTATTCATTGATAAGAAAAAGAAAAAACGTGAGCGGTGATTGGATTGATGATAAAATAGAATCCTGGGTCGCGAACAGTGATTCGATTGATGATAAAGAAAGAGAATTCTTGGTTCAGTTCTCCACCTTAAGGGCAGAAAAAAGGATTGATCAAATTCTATTGAGTCTGACTCATAGTGATCATTTATCAAAGAATGACTCTGGTTATCAAATGATTGAACAACCGGGAACAATTTACTTACGATACTTAGTTGACATTCATAAAAAGTATCTAATGAATTATGAGTTCAATACATCCTGTTTAGCAGAAAGACGGATATTCCTTGCTCATTATCAGACAATCACTTATTCACAAACTTCGTGTGGGGCTAATAGTTTTCATTTCCCGTCTCATGGAAAACCCTTTTCGCTCCGCTTAGCCCTATCCCCCTCTAGGAGTATTTTAGTGATAGGTTCTATAGGAACTGGACGATCCTATTTGGTCAAATACCTAGCGACAAACTCCTATGTTCCTTTCATTACAGTATTTCTGAACAAGTTCCTGGATAACAAGCCGAAAGGTTTTTTTATTGATGATATCGATATTGATGATAGTGACGATATTGATGCTAGTAACGATATTGATCGTGAACTTGATACGGAGCTGGAGCTTCTAACTATGATGAATGCGCTAACTATGGATATGATGTTGGAAATAGACCGATTTTATATCACCCTTCAATTCGAATTAGCAAAAGCAATGTCTCCTTGCATAATATGGATTCCAAACATTCATGATCTTGATGTGAATGAGTCGAGTTACTTAGCCCTCGGTCTATTGGTGAACTCTCTCTCCAGGGATTGTGAAAGATGTTCCACTAGAAATATTCTTGTTATTGCTTCGACTCATATTCCCCAAAAAGTGGATCCCGCTCTAATAGCCCCGAATAAATTAAATACATGCATTAAAATACGAAGGCTTCTTATTCCACAACAACGAAAGCACTTTTTCACTCTTTCCTATACTAGGGGATTTCACTTGGAAAAGAAAATGTTCCATACTAATGGATTCGAGTCTATAACCATGGGTTCCAGTGCACGAGATCTTGTAGCACTTACCAATGAGGCCCTATCAATTAGTATTACACAGAAGAAATCAATTATAGACACTAATACAATTAGATCTGCTCTTCATAGACAAACTTGGGATTTGCGATCCCAGGTAAGATCGGTTCAGGATCATGGGATCCTTTTCTATCAGATAGGAAGGGCTGTTGCACAAAATGTACTTATAAGTAATTGCCCCATAGATCCTATATCTATCTATATGAAGAAGAAATCATGTAACGAAGGGGATTCTTATTTGTACAAATGGTACTTCGAGCTTGGAACGAGCATGAAGAAATTCACGATACTTCTTTATCTTTTGAGTTGTTCTGCCGGATCGGTCGCTCAAGACCTTTGGTCTCTACCCGTACCCGATGAAAAAAATAGGATCACTTCTTATGGATTCGTTGAGAATGATTCGGATCTAGTTCATGGCCTATTAGAAGTGCAAGGCGCTTTGGTGGGATCCTCACGGACAGAAAAAGATTGCAGTCAGTTTGATAATGATCGAGTGACATTGCTTTTTCGCTCCGAACCAAGGGATCCCTTATATATGATGCAAGATGGATCTTGTTCTATCGTTGATCAGAGATTTCTCTATGAAAAATACGAATCGGAGTTTGAAGAAGGGGAAGGAGAAGGAGTCCTCGACCCGCAACAGATAGAGGAGGATTTATTCAATCACATAGTTTGGGCTCCTAGAATATGGCGCCCTCGGGGCTTTCTATTTGATTGTATCGAAAGGCCTAATGAATTGGGATTTCCCTATTCGGCCGGGTCATTTCGGGGCAAGCGGATCATTTATGATGAAAAGTATGAGCTTCAAGAGAATGATTCGGAGTTCTTGCAGAGCGGAACCATGCAGTACCAGAGACGAGATAGGTCTTCCAAAGAACAAGGCTTTTTTAGAATAAGCCAATTCATTTGGGACCCCGCAGATCCACTCTTTTTCCTATTCAAAGATCAACCCTTTGTCTCTGTGTTTTCACATCGAGAATTCTTTGCAGATGAAGAGATGTCAAAGGGGCTTCTTACTTCCCAAACGGATCCTCCTACATCTATATATAAACGCTGGTTTATCAAGAATACGCAAGAAAAGCACTTCGAATTGTTGATTCAGCGCCAGAGATGGCTTAGAACCAATAGTTCATTATCTAATGGATTTTTCCGTTCTAATACTCGATCCGAGAGTTATCAGTATTTATCAAATCTGTTCATATCTAACGGAACGCTATTGGATCGAATGACAAAGACATTGTTGAAAAAAAGATGGCTTTTCTCGGATGAAATGAAAATAGGATTCATGTAA
- the ndhB gene encoding NADH dehydrogenase subunit 2, with amino-acid sequence MIWHVQNENFILDSTRIFMKAFHLLLFDGSFIFPECILIFGLILLLMIDSTSDQKDIPWLYFISSTSFVMSITALLFRWREEPMISFSGNFQTNNFNEIFQFLILLCSTLCIPLSVEYIECTEMAITEFLLFILTATLGGMFLCGANDLITIFVAPECFSLCSYLLSGYTKKDIRSNEATMKYLLMGGASSSILVHGFSWLYGSSGGEIELQEIVNGLINTQMYNSPGISIALIFITVGIGFKLSLAPSHQWTPDVYEGSPTPVVAFLSVTSKVAASASATRIFDIPFYFSSNEWHLLLEILAILSMIFGNLIAITQTSMKRMLAYSSIGQIGYVIIGIIVGDSNGGYASMITYMLFYIAMNLGTFACIILFGLRTGTDNIRDYAGLYTKDPFLALSLALCLLSLGGLPPLAGFFGKLHLFWCGWQAGLYFLVSIGLLTSVLSIYYYLKIIKLLMTGRNQEITPHMRNYRISPLRSNNSIELSMIVCVIASTIPGISMNPIIAIAQDTLFSF; translated from the exons ATGATCTGGCATGTACAGAATGAAAATTTCATTCTCGATTCTACGAGAATTTTTATGAAAGCCTTTCATTTGCTTCTCTTCGATGGAAGTTTTATTTTCCCAGAATGTATCCTAATTTTTGGCCTAATTCTTCTTCTGATGATCGATTCAACCTCTGATCAAAAAGATATACCTTGGTTATATTTCATCTCTTCAACAAGTTTCGTAATGAGCATAACGGCCCTATTGTTCCGATGGAGAGAAGAACCTATGATTAGCTTTTCAGGAAATTTCCAAACGAACAATTTCAACGAAATCTTTCAATTTCTTATTTTACTATGTTCAACTCTCTGTATTCCTCTATCCGTAGAGTACATTGAATGTACAGAAATGGCTATAACAGAGTTTCTGTTATTCATATTAACAGCTACTCTAGGAGGAATGTTTTTATGTGGTGCTAACGATTTAATAACTATCTTTGTAGCTCCAGAATGTTTCAGTTTATGCTCCTACCTATTATCTGGATATACCAAGAAAGATATACGATCTAATGAGGCTACTATGAAATATTTACTCATGGGTGGGGCAAGCTCTTCTATTCTGGTTCATGGTTTCTCTTGGCTATATGGTTCATCCGGGGGAGAGATTGAGCTTCAAGAAATAGTGAATGGTCTTATCAATACACAAATGTATAACTCCCCAGGAATTTCAATTGCGCTTATATTCATCACTGTAGGAATTGGGTTCAAGCTTTCCCTAGCCCCTTCTCATCAATGGACTCCTGACGTATACGAAGGA TCTCCCACTCCAGTCGTTGCTTTTCTTTCTGTTACTTCGAAAGTAGCTGCTTCAGCTTCAGCCACTCGAATTTTCGATATTCCTTTTTATTTCTCATCAAATGAATGGCATCTTCTTCTGGAAATCCTAGCTATTCTTAGCATGATATTCGGGAATCTCATTGCTATTACTCAAACAAGCATGAAACGTATGCTTGCATATTCGTCCATAGGTCAAATCGGATATGTAATTATTGGAATAATTGTTGGAGACTCAAATGGTGGATATGCGAGCATGATAACTTATATGCTGTTCTATATCGCCATGAATCTAGGAACTTTTGCTTGCATTATATTATTTGGTCTACGTACCGGAACTGATAACATTCGAGATTATGCAGGATTATACACAAAAGATCCTTTTTTGGCTCTCTCTTTAGCTCTATGTCTCTTATCCCTAGGAGGTCTTCCTCCACTAGCAGGTTTTTTTGGAAAACTCCATTTATTCTGGTGTGGATGGCAGGCAGGCCTATATTTCTTGGTTTCAATAGGACTCCTTACGAGCGTTCTTTCTATCTACTATTATCTAAAAATAATCAAGTTATTAATGACTGGACGAAACCAAGAAATAACCCCTCACATGCGAAATTATAGAATATCCCCTTTAAGATCAAACAATTCCATCGAATTGAGTATGATTGTATGTGTGATAGCATCTACTATACCAGGAATATCAATGAACCCGATTATTGCGATTGCTCAGGATACCCTTTTTAGCTTCTAG